A genomic window from Sporosarcina sp. Marseille-Q4063 includes:
- a CDS encoding metal ABC transporter solute-binding protein, Zn/Mn family, which yields MKSLMKLLALSFLAVFTLAACGNNDGGNEETETNGKLKVVTSFTIIADMAREIGGDFVEVYNLVPSGTDPHEYEPLPNDIKAATDADILFYNGLNLEGGENGWFMKMMDAVSQKDENIYSMTERVEPRYLSGGNGEEEVNPHSFIDPAVGVKMAEDMRDALMAKHPTKGDKIKEQGDAYVERLKDLDKEFEARIQSIPEENRVLVTSERAFQYLNDRYGLREAFIWEVDTEENGSPKQIKDLVHYIQENKVPVLFVESNVDTRPMETVSKESGVPIAEKPIYSDEIGNPGDEIDTYVKYLEYNMKLIHEELSKVR from the coding sequence ATGAAAAGTTTAATGAAATTGCTCGCCCTGTCTTTCCTTGCTGTATTTACACTAGCAGCATGTGGAAACAATGACGGCGGCAATGAAGAAACAGAGACAAATGGGAAGTTGAAAGTCGTTACATCCTTTACAATTATCGCCGATATGGCAAGAGAAATCGGCGGCGATTTCGTGGAGGTGTATAACCTAGTACCGAGCGGAACAGATCCCCATGAATATGAACCTTTGCCGAACGATATCAAAGCAGCTACTGATGCGGATATCCTTTTCTATAACGGATTAAATCTTGAAGGCGGGGAAAATGGCTGGTTCATGAAAATGATGGACGCCGTGAGTCAGAAGGATGAAAACATTTATAGTATGACGGAACGAGTGGAACCGAGATACTTGTCCGGCGGTAATGGCGAAGAAGAAGTTAACCCTCATTCGTTCATCGACCCGGCTGTGGGTGTCAAGATGGCGGAAGATATGCGTGATGCTTTAATGGCAAAGCACCCCACTAAAGGCGATAAGATTAAAGAACAAGGTGATGCGTATGTCGAGCGGCTAAAAGATCTTGATAAAGAATTTGAAGCGCGCATTCAAAGCATCCCAGAAGAAAATCGCGTCCTTGTTACAAGTGAACGTGCTTTCCAATACTTGAATGATCGCTACGGTTTAAGAGAAGCATTCATCTGGGAAGTGGATACAGAAGAAAATGGTTCTCCGAAACAAATCAAAGACCTCGTGCACTATATCCAAGAAAATAAGGTGCCAGTTCTGTTTGTAGAATCCAATGTCGACACGCGTCCAATGGAAACCGTCTCTAAGGAAAGCGGTGTTCCGATAGCCGAGAAACCAATCTATTCTGATGAAATCGGAAACCCGGGCGATGAAATTGATACGTATGTAAAATACTTGGAATACAATATGAAATTGATCCATGAAGAATTAAGCAAAGTTCGATAA
- a CDS encoding response regulator transcription factor, with amino-acid sequence MKERILIIEDEENIARVLQLELEFEGYEIDVAYTGPDGLIKYREQDWNLILLDLMLPGLNGLDVLRRIRATEANTPVILLTAKDDVEDKVAGLDLGANDYVTKPFEIEELLARIRTALRFSQPSQSQPVEDEYLHEFAGLSMHEQTREVKRNDRLIELTPREYDLLLHLLKHPNQVLSREQLLNAVWGYDYFGDTNVVDVYIRYVRKKIETEGESTLIQTVRGVGYVLKEQPT; translated from the coding sequence ATGAAAGAACGCATTCTAATAATCGAAGATGAGGAAAATATTGCACGTGTTCTGCAGTTAGAACTTGAATTTGAAGGCTATGAAATAGATGTTGCCTATACTGGTCCAGATGGACTGATTAAATACCGCGAACAGGACTGGAATTTAATTTTACTCGATTTGATGCTTCCGGGTCTGAATGGACTCGATGTATTACGAAGAATTAGAGCGACAGAAGCGAATACACCTGTTATTTTATTGACAGCGAAAGATGATGTTGAAGACAAAGTAGCGGGGCTCGATCTTGGCGCGAATGACTATGTGACGAAACCATTTGAAATTGAGGAACTCCTCGCGAGAATTCGTACGGCGCTTCGATTTTCGCAACCGAGCCAATCGCAGCCCGTGGAAGACGAATATTTACATGAATTCGCTGGGCTGTCGATGCATGAACAAACCCGTGAAGTAAAACGGAACGACCGCTTAATTGAATTAACGCCGCGCGAGTATGATCTTCTTCTTCATTTACTCAAACACCCAAATCAAGTCCTATCGCGTGAGCAGTTATTAAATGCTGTCTGGGGATATGATTATTTTGGCGATACGAATGTCGTCGATGTATACATTCGGTATGTCCGGAAGAAAATTGAAACAGAAGGGGAGAGTACCTTAATTCAAACTGTGCGCGGCGTCGGATATGTATTGAAGGAGCAACCCACATGA
- a CDS encoding undecaprenyl-diphosphate phosphatase, whose translation MDFFELIKALILGFVEGMTEFAPVSSTGHLIIVDDMWLKSQEFLGKYPANTFKIVIQLGSILAVVVVFWKRLFSLVGLYKIDGKKMNNRFNLMHVIVGMLPAVILGFAFKDLIDDYLFRVETVIAALVVGAILMIGADKLGPKNPKVKTLDQISYRQAFTVGLVQCFSLWPGFSRSGATISGGVLFGMNHRTAADFTFIMAVPIMMGASLVSVLKNWEHMEMNYLSFYIVGFVSAFVFALISIRFFLKLISKVKLMPFAIYRLILAAILAIIVFT comes from the coding sequence ATGGACTTTTTTGAATTAATAAAAGCACTTATTTTAGGATTTGTAGAAGGTATGACAGAATTTGCGCCGGTCTCTTCAACGGGGCACTTAATCATTGTCGATGATATGTGGTTGAAATCTCAAGAGTTTCTTGGGAAGTATCCTGCGAATACATTTAAAATTGTTATTCAGTTAGGATCGATACTGGCAGTCGTCGTCGTTTTTTGGAAACGTTTATTCAGTTTGGTTGGACTTTATAAAATTGATGGAAAGAAAATGAATAATCGGTTCAATTTAATGCATGTAATTGTCGGGATGTTGCCTGCAGTTATTCTTGGTTTTGCATTTAAAGATTTAATCGACGATTATTTATTCAGAGTTGAAACGGTCATTGCAGCGCTTGTCGTAGGTGCAATTCTTATGATTGGTGCAGATAAGCTCGGACCGAAAAATCCAAAAGTGAAAACATTGGATCAAATTAGTTACCGACAAGCATTTACGGTGGGGCTTGTTCAATGTTTTTCATTGTGGCCAGGATTTTCCCGTTCAGGCGCGACAATTTCAGGTGGTGTTTTATTCGGCATGAACCACCGGACAGCCGCGGATTTTACATTCATCATGGCAGTTCCGATTATGATGGGGGCAAGTCTCGTTTCGGTTTTAAAGAACTGGGAACATATGGAGATGAATTATTTATCGTTTTATATAGTCGGTTTCGTAAGTGCATTTGTATTCGCGCTCATTTCGATTCGTTTCTTCTTGAAATTAATTTCGAAAGTGAAACTCATGCCATTCGCGATTTATAGACTTATTCTAGCAGCGATACTAGCGATTATCGTCTTCACATAA
- a CDS encoding AbgT family transporter yields the protein MVETTGNRLPHPVTLFAVLALLVLIVSWIVSSFGVSVEHPGKAGEMITVKNLLSAEGIEYIFTQMTANFVGFAPLGVVLVTMLGIGLAEGSGLISAVLRGFVLSVPQRLITLGLVFAGVMSSVASDAGYVVLPPLGAVIFAAIGRHPLAGLAAAFAGVSGGFSANLFLSGTDALLGELTIAAAAIIDPTYAENMNIAMNYYFIAASVLVLTVVGAWVTEKIVEPRLGEYTGEFREKLEKLKPIEKKGLTWAGLSIVVAGILVSLLILPSWGPLRGVEGDMPIIRSPFMSSLVPIIAILFFVPGLIYGKVTKGIRDDKDVAAMMSATMASMGMFIVLSFTAGQFVAFFSESNMGLVIGVYGAQFLDSINLTGIPLILMFILISAFINLFIGSASAKWAMMAPVFVPIMMQLGYSPELTQMAYRVADSATNIISPLMTYFAIIIAFAQKYDRKMGIGTLISVMFPYSMFFLLFWTLTLVVWMLFGIDLGPGSGIYYNK from the coding sequence ATGGTAGAGACAACAGGGAACAGGCTGCCGCATCCGGTAACATTATTCGCGGTTTTAGCTTTATTAGTTTTAATTGTGTCATGGATTGTTTCGTCATTTGGCGTTAGCGTTGAGCATCCCGGAAAAGCCGGTGAAATGATTACCGTTAAAAACTTGCTAAGTGCTGAAGGTATTGAATATATATTTACACAAATGACTGCGAACTTTGTTGGCTTCGCGCCACTAGGTGTAGTACTCGTCACGATGTTGGGGATTGGGTTAGCGGAAGGATCCGGCTTAATCAGTGCAGTCTTGCGCGGATTTGTTTTATCTGTCCCACAACGACTGATTACACTAGGACTTGTATTTGCAGGTGTCATGTCCAGTGTTGCTTCTGACGCAGGATATGTTGTCTTGCCGCCTTTGGGAGCTGTTATATTTGCAGCGATTGGCAGACATCCACTCGCAGGACTTGCTGCAGCATTCGCTGGAGTTTCGGGCGGATTTAGTGCGAACTTATTCCTTTCTGGAACCGATGCGCTACTTGGAGAATTAACCATTGCAGCAGCGGCCATTATCGACCCTACTTACGCTGAAAACATGAATATTGCCATGAACTATTATTTCATCGCAGCATCCGTACTCGTTTTAACAGTTGTCGGCGCATGGGTTACAGAAAAAATCGTAGAACCGCGCCTTGGCGAATACACAGGTGAGTTCCGCGAGAAATTAGAGAAATTGAAACCGATTGAGAAAAAAGGTTTGACATGGGCAGGACTGTCTATTGTCGTTGCCGGTATTCTTGTTTCATTATTGATCTTGCCTTCATGGGGACCGCTTCGCGGAGTAGAAGGGGATATGCCGATTATTCGATCGCCATTTATGAGCTCTTTAGTGCCAATTATTGCAATTCTTTTCTTTGTGCCAGGACTGATATATGGAAAAGTGACGAAAGGCATTCGTGACGACAAGGACGTTGCCGCGATGATGTCAGCTACAATGGCATCAATGGGAATGTTTATCGTTCTTTCATTCACAGCAGGACAGTTCGTCGCATTTTTCTCAGAATCAAATATGGGCCTTGTTATTGGTGTGTACGGCGCGCAATTCTTAGATAGCATCAACTTAACAGGTATCCCGCTTATCTTGATGTTCATTTTAATTTCTGCGTTTATTAATTTATTCATCGGAAGTGCATCTGCAAAATGGGCAATGATGGCACCCGTATTCGTACCAATCATGATGCAACTCGGCTATTCACCAGAATTAACACAAATGGCTTACCGTGTCGCGGATTCTGCAACGAATATCATTTCGCCATTAATGACTTATTTCGCAATTATTATCGCATTTGCACAAAAGTATGATCGTAAAATGGGTATCGGAACACTTATTTCCGTTATGTTCCCATACAGTATGTTTTTCCTTCTATTCTGGACGCTTACGCTTGTCGTTTGGATGTTGTTCGGAATCGACCTTGGACCAGGTTCAGGGATTTACTATAATAAATAA
- a CDS encoding PepSY domain-containing protein — MKNLRKPWALPLIFTIIILVAGGFFIGSLMTKKTPLSSEEIQDQLETIYDGKVEKLTLEKGVYLAEITRTDALYSAEVDAVSGKVLVLNQLSKVEEAKPQILSEKGVREEIAKKYTGEIERLSLNENKEQPVYNAEVVKEKALVELQVNAITGEIISEKKIETTTEDVLITRDEAIKIALGQLKGEVEYAVFKETDDGGYYLVEIEQDNEDTDDIEAIFHIHAITGKTLFVEWDD; from the coding sequence ATGAAGAACTTGCGAAAGCCATGGGCACTCCCACTTATCTTTACGATTATCATTTTAGTTGCGGGTGGATTCTTTATAGGGAGTTTAATGACGAAAAAAACACCATTATCCAGTGAAGAAATCCAGGATCAACTTGAAACTATATACGACGGAAAAGTCGAGAAATTAACCCTTGAAAAAGGTGTTTATCTTGCGGAAATTACGCGTACCGACGCACTTTATTCAGCTGAAGTTGATGCTGTGAGCGGTAAAGTATTGGTGCTTAACCAGTTAAGTAAAGTTGAAGAGGCGAAACCTCAAATTCTTTCCGAAAAAGGTGTGCGCGAGGAAATTGCGAAAAAATATACTGGTGAAATTGAACGTCTTTCATTGAATGAAAACAAAGAGCAACCAGTTTATAACGCGGAAGTTGTTAAGGAAAAGGCGCTTGTAGAACTTCAAGTTAATGCAATTACGGGTGAAATAATTTCTGAGAAGAAGATAGAAACGACAACAGAAGATGTGCTTATTACAAGAGACGAAGCGATAAAAATTGCGCTCGGTCAGTTGAAAGGCGAAGTTGAGTACGCCGTCTTCAAAGAAACAGATGACGGCGGGTACTATTTAGTCGAAATTGAACAAGATAATGAAGACACAGATGATATTGAAGCCATATTTCATATCCATGCCATCACAGGAAAAACCTTATTCGTTGAGTGGGATGATTAA
- a CDS encoding metal ABC transporter permease: MDFIHDLMTYGFLQKAFATSIMVGIICGVIGCFIVLRGMALMGDAISHAVLPGVAISYMLGINFFYGAVATGILTAFGIGAISQNSRIKNDAAIGLVFSAFFALGIILITRAGSATDLTQILFGNVLSVRSSDMWLTLIIGAFVILVVVLFFKELLVSSFDETMAAAYGLKTRMIHYTIMFLLTLVTVASLQTVGVILVVSMLITPASTAYLLTNRLSVMVVLAAFFGALSSVIGLYFSFLYNLPSGPVIALATTSLFLIAFLFAPKQGIVSKKIRLLGKRKEATAKNGI; the protein is encoded by the coding sequence ATGGATTTTATACATGATCTAATGACCTACGGCTTTTTGCAAAAAGCATTTGCCACGTCAATCATGGTTGGCATCATATGCGGGGTCATCGGCTGCTTCATCGTCCTGCGTGGTATGGCATTAATGGGTGACGCCATTTCACATGCAGTTCTGCCAGGTGTTGCAATTTCCTACATGCTCGGCATCAACTTTTTCTACGGGGCTGTGGCGACCGGTATTTTGACAGCATTCGGAATCGGAGCCATCTCGCAAAACAGCCGTATTAAAAACGATGCGGCAATTGGATTGGTATTCTCGGCGTTTTTTGCGCTTGGAATCATTTTGATTACGCGAGCCGGCAGCGCGACTGACTTGACGCAAATTCTATTTGGAAATGTTTTGTCGGTTCGTTCGTCAGATATGTGGTTGACCCTGATTATAGGCGCATTTGTTATTTTGGTTGTCGTCTTATTCTTTAAAGAATTGCTTGTCTCTAGTTTTGATGAGACTATGGCTGCCGCGTACGGTTTGAAAACGCGCATGATTCACTATACAATTATGTTTTTGCTCACGCTAGTCACGGTGGCTTCGTTACAAACAGTCGGCGTCATCTTGGTTGTTTCAATGTTGATCACGCCTGCTTCAACAGCCTATCTTCTTACAAACAGATTATCGGTCATGGTCGTTTTGGCCGCGTTCTTCGGAGCATTATCTTCTGTTATTGGTCTTTACTTTAGCTTCTTGTACAATTTACCGTCCGGGCCCGTAATTGCTCTTGCCACAACTTCGTTATTCTTGATCGCCTTTTTATTCGCACCGAAACAAGGCATCGTGTCTAAAAAGATTCGACTGCTAGGAAAACGCAAAGAAGCAACAGCTAAGAATGGAATTTAG
- a CDS encoding metal ABC transporter ATP-binding protein, producing MIDPITVNNISVSYDDNEVVKDVSFSFEPGSLIGVLGPNGAGKSSLLQAMLGLIPRDQGDVRLGTHSIDEMRKQIAYVPQRSNIDWNFPIIVKDTVLLGTYPKTGLFRRPKKEDKEWSMECLRQVGMEEFAKRQIGELSGGQQQRVFLARALAQKADYFFLDEPFVGIDVSSEEVIIDILRQLRKAGKIVFVVHHDLSKVKSYFDELVLINKELIDAGPVNKVFQRDNMAKAYQRELMLDGLEVSM from the coding sequence ATGATTGATCCGATAACAGTAAATAACATAAGTGTTTCATACGACGACAATGAGGTAGTAAAAGACGTATCATTCTCGTTTGAGCCAGGAAGTTTGATTGGCGTGCTTGGACCAAACGGCGCGGGAAAGTCATCATTACTTCAAGCGATGCTCGGATTAATCCCCCGAGACCAAGGTGATGTACGACTTGGAACGCATTCAATAGATGAAATGCGTAAGCAAATTGCTTATGTTCCACAACGATCCAATATTGACTGGAATTTCCCAATCATCGTGAAAGATACGGTGCTGCTTGGGACGTATCCGAAAACCGGCTTGTTTCGCCGACCGAAAAAAGAGGATAAAGAGTGGTCGATGGAATGCTTGAGGCAAGTAGGAATGGAGGAATTCGCCAAGCGTCAAATTGGCGAGTTGTCAGGTGGGCAGCAACAACGGGTGTTCCTCGCAAGAGCGCTGGCGCAGAAGGCAGATTATTTCTTCCTCGACGAGCCGTTTGTGGGGATCGACGTATCGAGCGAAGAAGTCATCATCGATATTTTACGCCAATTGAGGAAAGCTGGAAAAATCGTTTTCGTCGTACATCATGACTTATCGAAAGTGAAAAGCTATTTTGATGAACTTGTTTTGATAAATAAAGAACTAATAGACGCGGGTCCTGTCAATAAAGTGTTTCAGCGAGACAATATGGCAAAGGCATACCAACGCGAACTCATGCTAGATGGTTTGGAGGTTTCAATGTAA
- a CDS encoding DedA family protein, protein MENWITEFMSEFGYIGVLLLIMLENIFPPIPSEVILTFGGFMTTFSNMTPLGVIIAATIGSVIGAMILYSIGLLIDVSRLEKIVDRWGHLLRLTRKDIHKADAWFDKYGPWTVFFCRLVPLIRSLISVPAGMSNMNFPLFILLTTLGSLLWNGILVSVGVAVGDNWESIVYYMDIYSNIAYVLIGMSGVAATIWYIRFRRKRA, encoded by the coding sequence ATGGAAAATTGGATTACTGAATTTATGAGCGAGTTTGGCTATATTGGTGTATTATTGTTAATTATGCTTGAAAATATTTTTCCACCCATCCCATCAGAAGTGATTTTGACTTTTGGCGGTTTTATGACGACGTTTTCGAATATGACACCACTCGGCGTTATTATTGCTGCAACGATCGGATCTGTAATTGGAGCGATGATTTTATATAGCATAGGTCTTCTTATTGATGTTAGTCGTTTAGAAAAAATCGTCGATCGATGGGGACACCTATTACGGTTGACAAGGAAAGACATTCATAAAGCGGACGCGTGGTTTGATAAATATGGTCCGTGGACTGTATTTTTTTGCCGGTTAGTTCCACTTATTCGGAGCCTAATTTCAGTTCCGGCAGGCATGTCCAATATGAACTTTCCACTATTCATATTATTAACGACGCTTGGTAGTTTACTGTGGAACGGGATTCTCGTTTCAGTCGGTGTCGCGGTCGGAGACAATTGGGAATCGATTGTTTATTATATGGATATTTATTCGAACATTGCGTATGTACTAATCGGAATGAGCGGAGTCGCGGCGACTATTTGGTATATTCGCTTCCGCAGAAAGAGGGCTTAG
- a CDS encoding HAMP domain-containing histidine kinase — MKLKTKIHLFSTLLMLVILSLTNIGIYFVFEKMAYDTEYNQLQLRSNEITKSFSKVNEKTDINTVIGAYMPPNGAIRVYDAAGKEIKGLNTVGEIKNYKPQFKQDADYSIEKFEGIPVLSIRTPVIWTNGEVVELQMIQQLVDVKGSLRTLTLILLGVTFIAMIPIIISSIALSRIITHPIEKLIETMSQSRKAGTYEKINIPSNGNDEMGKMATTFNDLMDQLETNYNQQEQFVSNASHELRTPLTVIESYARLLTRRGFDNRDVAEEAVGAILGESIRMKEMIEQLLQLARNHEQMKFDFAETDIYEQVEKTLQPMRQAYSREFLLEGVSPAMANTDGEKLRQLLFILLDNARKYSDDVVKTIIEESDEGFTISVIDYGNGIPKDALPNLFNRFYRVDEDRSRKTGGTGLGLAIAKDLADGLGAGLKVESIYGMGTTIRIFVPKVRILTEF, encoded by the coding sequence ATGAAGTTGAAAACGAAAATACATCTATTTTCTACACTCCTCATGCTCGTAATCCTATCCCTCACGAATATAGGGATCTATTTCGTATTTGAAAAAATGGCTTATGACACGGAATACAACCAACTCCAACTCAGGTCAAACGAGATTACAAAGTCCTTCAGTAAGGTAAATGAAAAAACGGATATAAATACAGTAATCGGCGCCTATATGCCGCCCAATGGAGCAATCCGTGTTTATGATGCTGCGGGTAAAGAGATTAAAGGATTAAATACTGTTGGCGAAATAAAAAACTATAAACCTCAATTTAAACAAGATGCCGACTATTCAATTGAGAAATTTGAAGGGATTCCGGTGCTATCAATACGAACGCCTGTCATTTGGACAAATGGCGAAGTAGTTGAGCTCCAAATGATTCAACAACTTGTTGATGTGAAGGGAAGTTTGAGAACGCTCACCTTAATTCTGCTGGGCGTTACATTCATCGCAATGATTCCCATTATCATATCGAGTATCGCACTCAGTAGAATTATAACGCATCCCATCGAAAAGCTTATTGAAACGATGTCTCAAAGTAGAAAAGCCGGCACGTATGAAAAAATCAATATCCCATCGAATGGAAATGACGAAATGGGGAAAATGGCGACAACATTCAACGATTTGATGGATCAACTAGAGACAAACTATAATCAGCAAGAACAATTCGTATCAAATGCCTCCCATGAATTAAGAACGCCGTTAACCGTCATTGAAAGTTATGCGCGCCTATTAACGAGACGAGGATTCGATAATCGGGACGTTGCAGAGGAAGCAGTTGGCGCTATTCTTGGTGAATCAATTCGCATGAAAGAAATGATCGAGCAGCTATTGCAATTAGCAAGAAATCACGAACAAATGAAATTTGATTTTGCTGAGACGGATATTTATGAGCAAGTTGAAAAGACGTTACAACCGATGCGGCAAGCGTATTCGCGGGAGTTTTTATTGGAAGGGGTAAGTCCGGCAATGGCCAATACGGACGGGGAAAAACTTCGTCAACTTTTGTTTATCTTGCTCGATAATGCTAGAAAGTATAGCGATGACGTAGTTAAAACAATTATCGAAGAAAGTGACGAGGGTTTTACGATCTCCGTTATTGATTATGGAAATGGAATCCCTAAAGATGCACTGCCGAATCTATTCAATCGTTTTTACCGTGTTGATGAGGATCGCAGTCGAAAAACAGGCGGTACCGGACTTGGACTTGCGATTGCGAAAGATCTAGCCGACGGGCTCGGTGCCGGGTTAAAAGTGGAAAGTATTTATGGAATGGGGACGACAATAAGAATTTTTGTTCCAAAAGTGAGAATTCTCACCGAGTTTTAA
- a CDS encoding PepSY domain-containing protein codes for MKKWMAIPALAGAVVIGGVAMVANADKSDNQSTGVLAVEAAGNEDKAKLTVEEVEAKAIETVDGTVTEIDFDSSDNEYEVEVESGSVTYELDINATSGEVIKKERDDMKLAVVKSDKKAAPKATQKATTKNKNYITAKEAIAIALKHSPGTVKEVELDDDDKRAHFEIEIEDGKYEYEYEIDAITGEILDFEKDRDDD; via the coding sequence ATGAAAAAATGGATGGCAATTCCGGCATTGGCTGGGGCAGTGGTAATAGGCGGCGTGGCAATGGTCGCAAATGCTGATAAAAGTGATAACCAATCAACAGGTGTTTTAGCAGTAGAAGCTGCAGGTAATGAAGACAAGGCAAAATTAACAGTAGAAGAAGTAGAAGCGAAAGCGATTGAAACTGTCGATGGAACTGTAACTGAGATTGACTTTGATTCATCAGACAATGAGTATGAAGTTGAAGTGGAGAGCGGATCAGTTACTTATGAGTTGGACATTAACGCCACATCTGGTGAAGTCATTAAAAAAGAGAGAGATGACATGAAGTTAGCTGTTGTGAAATCAGATAAAAAAGCGGCTCCAAAAGCAACTCAAAAAGCAACTACAAAAAACAAGAACTATATTACCGCTAAAGAAGCAATCGCGATTGCATTAAAACATTCACCAGGTACTGTAAAAGAAGTTGAATTGGATGACGACGACAAACGTGCACACTTCGAAATTGAAATTGAAGACGGTAAATATGAATACGAATATGAAATCGACGCTATCACGGGTGAAATTCTAGACTTTGAAAAAGACCGTGATGATGATTGA
- a CDS encoding MBL fold metallo-hydrolase encodes MKVIPVGIWGGYPKANEATSSFLIEHEGFHCLVDCGSGVLASLQNFLPLEKIDAVVISHYHADHIADLGSLQYSRLIQYYLNNPSPVLPIYGHDQDDDNFEKLSYKGRTIGIEIYENNTTQIGPFTVTFCRTDHPVYCLAMKFTVGDRSVVLTADTEWRDELVDFSKGADLLISEANLYEEHIGVAPGHMGGSEAGKLAQLAGVKRLLLTHLPLHGNIKEILDAAVSNFDGDAEIAEVGKLYTA; translated from the coding sequence ATGAAAGTTATTCCAGTAGGTATTTGGGGCGGTTATCCAAAAGCGAATGAGGCGACGTCTTCATTTTTGATCGAACATGAAGGATTTCATTGTTTGGTCGATTGCGGAAGCGGTGTTCTTGCCTCTTTACAAAACTTTTTGCCCTTGGAGAAAATAGATGCCGTTGTGATTAGTCATTACCATGCAGATCACATTGCTGATTTAGGCAGTCTTCAATATAGCCGACTGATTCAATACTATTTAAACAATCCATCTCCGGTTTTACCGATTTATGGGCATGATCAAGACGACGACAACTTCGAAAAATTATCCTATAAAGGACGCACGATCGGGATTGAAATTTATGAGAATAATACCACGCAAATCGGTCCTTTTACCGTGACTTTTTGCCGAACAGATCATCCTGTTTATTGTCTTGCTATGAAATTCACGGTTGGCGATCGTTCAGTTGTGTTAACTGCTGACACTGAATGGCGCGATGAACTTGTCGATTTTTCAAAAGGAGCAGATTTGTTAATTAGTGAGGCGAATTTATACGAGGAACATATCGGTGTCGCGCCGGGCCATATGGGCGGAAGTGAAGCGGGAAAGCTAGCGCAGTTAGCGGGGGTCAAACGACTTCTTTTAACACATCTCCCGTTACATGGAAACATCAAAGAAATTCTTGATGCCGCTGTTAGTAATTTTGACGGAGATGCTGAAATTGCTGAAGTTGGTAAGCTTTATACTGCATAA